One segment of Streptosporangium brasiliense DNA contains the following:
- a CDS encoding helix-turn-helix domain-containing protein, with amino-acid sequence MDEVAVGAVRFHAVGSGGRLTSQERRIVRPAAAGVSSREIASQLFLSPHTVEYHLCRAYPEAWGHLAPRTLQGRSGASPTWSGGARRRRHLERRNSPRLFFPLSCPGRG; translated from the coding sequence GTGGATGAGGTAGCCGTTGGCGCCGTGCGGTTCCACGCCGTCGGATCCGGCGGCCGGCTCACCTCGCAGGAGCGGCGGATCGTACGGCCGGCCGCCGCAGGGGTCAGCAGCCGTGAGATCGCATCACAGCTGTTCCTGAGCCCCCACACGGTGGAATATCACCTCTGCCGGGCCTACCCCGAAGCTTGGGGTCACCTCGCGCCACGAACTCTCCAGGGCCGATCCGGCGCGTCCCCAACGTGGTCGGGCGGGGCGCGCCGGCGCCGTCACTTGGAGCGGCGGAACAGCCCGCGTCTCTTCTTTCCGCTCTCCTGCCCGGGCAGAGGGTAG
- a CDS encoding succinate dehydrogenase/fumarate reductase iron-sulfur subunit, translating to MSYKAKFRVWRGEGGEGKLEDFTVEVNEGEVVLDIIHRLQATQAPDLAVRWNCKAGKCGSCSMEINGKPRLGCMTRMSTFTEDETITVTPMRTFPVIKDLVTDVSFNYQKAREIPSFTPPSDVKPGEYRMQQIDVERSQEFRKCIECFMCNNVCHVIRDHEENKTNFAGPRFLMRIAELDMHPYDVTDRKDAAQEEHGLGYCNITKCCTEVCPEHIKITDNALIPMKERVVDRRYDPLVWLGNKIFKRSGSKS from the coding sequence ATGAGTTACAAGGCGAAGTTCCGCGTGTGGCGGGGCGAGGGCGGCGAGGGCAAGCTGGAGGACTTCACCGTCGAGGTGAACGAGGGCGAGGTCGTCCTCGACATCATCCACCGGCTCCAGGCCACCCAGGCCCCCGACCTGGCGGTCCGCTGGAACTGCAAGGCCGGCAAGTGCGGCTCCTGTTCCATGGAGATCAACGGCAAGCCCCGGCTCGGCTGCATGACCCGGATGTCCACCTTCACGGAGGACGAGACGATCACGGTGACGCCCATGCGGACGTTCCCGGTGATCAAGGACCTGGTCACGGACGTGTCGTTCAACTACCAGAAGGCCCGGGAGATCCCCTCCTTCACCCCGCCGTCGGACGTGAAGCCCGGCGAATACCGCATGCAGCAGATCGACGTCGAGCGGTCCCAGGAGTTCCGCAAGTGCATCGAGTGCTTCATGTGCAACAACGTCTGCCACGTGATCCGTGACCACGAGGAGAACAAGACCAACTTCGCCGGTCCGCGCTTCCTGATGCGGATCGCCGAGCTGGACATGCACCCCTATGACGTGACCGACCGCAAGGACGCCGCCCAGGAGGAGCACGGCCTGGGCTACTGCAACATCACCAAGTGCTGCACCGAGGTCTGCCCCGAGCACATCAAGATCACCGACAACGCGCTGATCCCGATGAAGGAACGCGTGGTCGACCGCCGCTACGACCCGCTGGTCTGGCTGGGCAACAAGATCTTCAAGAGGTCCGGCTCGAAGAGCTGA
- a CDS encoding (deoxy)nucleoside triphosphate pyrophosphohydrolase — translation MDKVVVGAAIVDGSGRLLAAQRAEPPELAGGWELPGGKVDPGEDDRTALIRECQEELGVLVEAGAQIGGDWPLSSGYVLRVWLAEIVEGEPEAKEHLDLRWLPMDELYDVPWLPADLPIVRAVQGQLREG, via the coding sequence ATGGACAAGGTCGTTGTGGGAGCCGCGATCGTCGACGGCAGCGGCAGGTTGCTCGCCGCCCAGCGCGCCGAGCCTCCCGAACTCGCCGGTGGCTGGGAGCTGCCCGGTGGAAAGGTCGACCCGGGGGAAGACGATCGGACGGCGCTGATCCGGGAGTGCCAGGAGGAGCTCGGCGTCCTGGTCGAGGCCGGGGCGCAGATCGGCGGCGACTGGCCGCTGTCGAGCGGTTACGTGCTCCGGGTGTGGCTGGCCGAGATCGTGGAGGGCGAGCCGGAGGCCAAGGAGCACCTGGACCTGCGCTGGCTGCCCATGGACGAGCTGTATGACGTGCCGTGGCTGCCCGCGGACCTGCCGATCGTGCGCGCCGTACAAGGTCAGCTCCGCGAGGGTTGA